In Gemmatimonadota bacterium, a genomic segment contains:
- a CDS encoding molybdopterin molybdotransferase MoeA has product MTADRMLTVEEAQEIVLDSVSVSGIERVPLAESQDRVLAEDVAPRFDVPPQDNSSVDGYAVRAEDTSGASEDAPCRLEVLEEIPAGTVPSAHVVPGKSSRIMTGAFLPGGADAVVMVEHTRQHAEGVEILKSVTPGQNVRYRGEDVKQGQQVLFAGAEIGPGEIGLLAAFQRSQVAVRRRPAVAILSTGDEVVDIDEQLTPGKIVNSNSYSLAALVRACNGRPVNLGIARDSEAEISKAIRSALRADIVLSTGGVSVGDYDYVKKVLEDLGTDMRFWRVKMKPGKPLAYGLLQGKPFFGLPGNPVSCMVSFLLFARPAMRKMMGYGPHDWRLPTVQAELENDLTAGGDRRHYLRARITCTGGRFYASTVAGQGSGMLSSMTGTNGLVVVETGVTSVPRGSEVQVLLMGAAGFGAAGTSDGTIQGAAGKDSP; this is encoded by the coding sequence ATGACCGCGGACCGGATGCTTACCGTGGAGGAGGCCCAGGAGATCGTGCTGGATTCGGTCTCCGTCTCGGGTATCGAGCGCGTGCCGCTGGCCGAGAGCCAGGACCGGGTGCTCGCCGAAGACGTGGCGCCCAGGTTCGACGTGCCGCCCCAGGACAACTCCTCCGTCGACGGTTATGCCGTCCGGGCCGAGGACACCTCCGGCGCATCGGAGGACGCTCCCTGCCGCCTCGAGGTCCTCGAAGAGATCCCCGCGGGTACCGTTCCCTCCGCGCACGTGGTTCCCGGCAAGTCTTCGCGCATCATGACCGGCGCCTTCCTCCCCGGAGGCGCGGACGCTGTCGTCATGGTGGAGCACACCAGGCAGCACGCCGAAGGTGTAGAGATCCTGAAATCGGTAACGCCGGGCCAGAACGTACGCTACCGGGGAGAAGACGTAAAACAGGGCCAGCAGGTCCTTTTCGCCGGCGCCGAAATCGGTCCGGGCGAGATCGGCCTCCTGGCGGCCTTCCAGCGGTCCCAGGTCGCGGTGCGCAGGCGCCCGGCCGTGGCCATCCTTTCCACGGGTGACGAGGTCGTCGACATCGACGAACAACTCACCCCGGGAAAAATCGTCAACAGCAACAGCTATTCCCTGGCCGCGCTCGTGCGGGCATGCAACGGCCGGCCGGTCAACCTGGGCATCGCCAGGGACAGCGAAGCGGAGATCTCGAAAGCCATACGGTCGGCGCTGCGCGCGGATATCGTCCTTTCCACCGGCGGCGTTTCCGTGGGAGACTACGACTATGTGAAAAAAGTGCTGGAAGACCTCGGCACGGACATGCGTTTCTGGCGGGTGAAGATGAAGCCGGGCAAACCCCTCGCCTACGGGTTGCTCCAGGGCAAGCCGTTCTTCGGTCTGCCGGGCAATCCCGTTTCCTGCATGGTCTCCTTCCTCCTCTTCGCGCGGCCCGCCATGCGGAAGATGATGGGTTACGGCCCCCATGACTGGCGCCTGCCCACGGTCCAGGCGGAACTCGAGAACGATCTGACGGCCGGCGGGGACCGGCGGCACTATCTGCGCGCCAGGATCACCTGTACCGGAGGCCGGTTCTACGCCTCGACCGTCGCGGGCCAGGGATCCGGCATGCTCAGTTCCATGACCGGGACCAACGGTCTCGTCGTCGTGGAAACGGGCGTAACCTCCGTGCCCCGCGGATCCGAGGTCCAGGTGCTGCTGATGGGTGCGGCCGGATTCGGCGCGGCCGGAACAAGCGACGGGACCATTCAGGGCGCAGCCGGAAAGGATTCACCGTGA